In the Chroococcidiopsis sp. SAG 2025 genome, one interval contains:
- a CDS encoding DUF3143 domain-containing protein → MSLPSADTPLYNHPLPQIEQWLKDQGCQQDQKQLHCWRIQKSNWEAELWLDIDQLTIRYVDAEGVGQDIQRSFKYSLSRKDIEQAVFSGP, encoded by the coding sequence ATGTCCTTACCTTCTGCCGACACTCCCTTATACAATCATCCTTTACCTCAAATCGAGCAGTGGTTGAAAGACCAAGGTTGTCAACAAGACCAAAAGCAACTGCATTGCTGGCGCATTCAAAAATCGAATTGGGAAGCCGAACTATGGTTAGATATCGACCAGTTGACAATCCGATACGTTGATGCTGAAGGAGTAGGACAAGACATTCAACGCTCTTTTAAATATTCTCTCAGCCGAAAAGATATAGAGCAGGCTGTATTTTCAGGTCCCTGA
- a CDS encoding J domain-containing protein translates to MSDRVSDRMTDQATHYTLLGLHPSASPIEIRRAYRHLSKLYHPDTTDLPSAIATVKFQQLNEAYATLSNPERRTNYDMHIGYSRLYVIQPPPDFQRAAARPDGRRSSAYLDPTDRPLSSGEVFVLFILGLTFIGCILLAIAIATIRGDTLQTPVPPAQLSIVSVEMLHVTSLQSDR, encoded by the coding sequence ATGTCAGACCGCGTGTCAGACCGCATGACAGACCAAGCCACTCACTATACCCTGCTTGGACTGCATCCCTCGGCATCGCCAATCGAAATTCGTCGTGCCTACCGACATCTCAGCAAACTGTATCATCCTGACACAACCGACTTACCTTCAGCAATTGCTACTGTCAAATTTCAGCAGCTCAACGAAGCATATGCCACGCTGAGCAATCCAGAACGGCGGACGAATTACGACATGCATATTGGCTATTCTCGTCTGTATGTCATCCAACCACCTCCAGATTTTCAGCGCGCAGCCGCACGACCAGACGGACGGCGTTCCTCTGCTTACCTCGACCCTACAGATCGTCCCCTGTCATCTGGAGAAGTGTTTGTCTTGTTTATTTTGGGATTGACCTTCATAGGTTGTATATTATTGGCGATCGCTATTGCTACGATCCGGGGTGATACCTTGCAAACTCCAGTCCCACCAGCTCAGTTATCAATTGTCAGTGTAGAGATGTTACATGTAACGTCTCTACAAAGCGATCGCTAA
- a CDS encoding iron uptake porin: protein MHKFLLQVLPIASVILACHAVDSYRVSAETNAVEVSSKQTLVSTNYNREAKLLLPPDRGDRHATDRTSIEPETDLAMTPRVEIPEAAGDPMAQVTSVSQLSDVQPTDWAFQALQSLVERYGCIAGYPDSTYRGSRALTRYEFAAGLNACLDRINELIATASADTVKQEDADTLQKLQTEFAAELSALRGRVDALEAATAELEANQFSTTTKLSALVWANVTGAFADGDVQFESVDLFPPAAFGGVVARRGGRDAATGRPVVQELTDDPEITFSDLIWLNFDTSFNGRDSLKVRLVAGNADSPANQFTSAGLYNTYGVPFFDQTAGIQGLGNDVVIHELYYSFPVGDNLEIAFGPRINWYRLFDYNAFTFILTGANSFNSNGGTLVNAIDRGSGAVVTWKPSKQLQLTAGYIGENTEFLSSTIAPGFNTSSDPRFGLFGGTYTATAELTYSPSQNFNLRLLYNRTRIQAIGGVIGGAAGEPIYGIADNGSSAVFDPVTGLVADGGLDAGLADTYGVNFDWLLTPGIGLFGRYTYAKTNLVPSDGEIEAQAMQAGVAFPDLGKEGALLTISYVRPFAILDGRDFLVAGGGNGGVQYEFEANYYFPLTDNIALVPAFYLVANPNNFSDNPTIYVGNLRAQFSF from the coding sequence ATGCATAAATTCTTGTTGCAAGTATTGCCGATCGCCTCGGTAATATTAGCGTGTCATGCCGTTGATAGTTATAGAGTAAGTGCAGAGACTAACGCGGTAGAAGTTAGCTCAAAACAGACACTAGTTAGCACGAATTACAATCGCGAAGCTAAATTATTGCTACCTCCCGATCGCGGCGATCGTCACGCAACCGATCGTACTTCCATAGAACCTGAAACCGATCTAGCGATGACCCCTAGAGTCGAGATACCGGAAGCAGCAGGCGACCCGATGGCGCAAGTCACATCTGTATCGCAGCTATCAGATGTCCAACCTACTGACTGGGCATTTCAAGCGTTACAGTCCTTGGTAGAGCGCTATGGTTGTATTGCAGGATATCCAGACAGCACCTATCGAGGCAGCCGTGCTTTAACGAGATACGAATTTGCGGCTGGTTTGAATGCCTGTTTGGACAGAATTAACGAACTCATTGCTACAGCATCGGCAGATACCGTTAAGCAAGAAGATGCCGATACGCTGCAAAAATTGCAGACAGAATTTGCCGCTGAATTGTCTGCTTTGCGCGGTCGCGTGGATGCTTTAGAAGCAGCGACAGCAGAACTAGAAGCCAATCAATTCTCGACTACGACGAAATTAAGCGCTCTAGTTTGGGCTAACGTCACGGGAGCTTTTGCCGATGGTGACGTACAATTTGAATCAGTCGATCTCTTTCCGCCAGCTGCATTTGGCGGCGTTGTCGCTAGACGAGGGGGAAGAGATGCAGCCACAGGTAGACCAGTTGTACAAGAACTTACAGACGATCCAGAAATTACTTTCAGCGATCTGATCTGGTTGAATTTCGATACTTCCTTCAACGGTAGGGATAGCCTCAAGGTGCGGCTAGTTGCAGGTAATGCCGACTCTCCCGCCAACCAATTTACCTCAGCAGGGCTGTACAACACCTATGGCGTACCCTTTTTCGACCAAACTGCAGGGATTCAAGGGTTGGGTAATGATGTCGTTATCCACGAACTGTATTACAGTTTTCCCGTGGGAGATAATCTTGAAATTGCTTTTGGTCCCCGGATTAACTGGTATCGCCTATTTGACTACAACGCTTTTACCTTTATCCTCACGGGTGCGAATAGTTTTAACTCCAATGGCGGTACGCTAGTCAATGCGATCGACCGAGGATCGGGGGCGGTTGTAACTTGGAAGCCTAGCAAGCAATTGCAATTGACCGCAGGTTACATTGGAGAAAATACAGAATTTCTTTCTAGTACGATCGCGCCTGGATTTAACACCTCTAGCGATCCGAGATTTGGCTTATTTGGTGGTACGTACACGGCAACGGCTGAACTCACTTACTCGCCCAGCCAAAATTTCAATTTGAGACTGTTATACAACCGGACGCGGATTCAAGCAATTGGTGGAGTCATTGGTGGCGCGGCGGGAGAGCCAATTTACGGAATTGCAGATAACGGCAGTTCGGCGGTATTCGACCCAGTGACAGGACTCGTTGCTGATGGTGGTTTGGATGCTGGTTTGGCTGATACCTATGGAGTTAATTTTGATTGGTTGCTAACTCCTGGTATCGGTTTATTCGGACGTTACACCTACGCCAAGACTAATCTAGTGCCTAGTGATGGAGAAATTGAAGCCCAAGCAATGCAAGCTGGCGTTGCTTTCCCCGATTTGGGTAAGGAGGGAGCGCTATTAACTATCTCTTATGTCAGACCGTTTGCCATCTTGGACGGGCGCGATTTTCTCGTTGCTGGCGGCGGAAATGGTGGCGTGCAGTACGAGTTTGAAGCAAATTATTATTTTCCACTAACAGATAATATCGCTTTAGTACCAGCGTTTTATCTGGTTGCCAATCCAAATAACTTTAGCGATAACCCAACGATCTATGTAGGTAACTTAAGAGCGCAGTTTAGCTTTTAA
- a CDS encoding pentapeptide repeat-containing protein has product MNVETLLGLYTAGKRDFSCFDLRRVDLSEINLSGAILSRAELAGANLNGANLKGVKLSEANLSGATLWRTDLSNATLYKAILSRAILIKANLSSVDLRDTLLNRADLRLTNLTGANLSGANLTGTDLRYAQLKLVELTGVDLSKACIVGASLQDSLLYDYEENN; this is encoded by the coding sequence ATGAATGTTGAGACTCTACTGGGGCTTTATACTGCTGGCAAAAGAGATTTTAGCTGTTTTGACTTGCGCAGAGTCGATTTGAGTGAAATCAACTTGAGCGGAGCTATTTTGAGTAGAGCAGAATTAGCTGGAGCAAACCTAAATGGAGCAAACTTAAAAGGAGTTAAGCTCAGCGAGGCAAACTTATCTGGCGCTACACTCTGGAGAACGGATCTTAGCAATGCGACTTTGTATAAAGCCATCCTGAGTAGAGCAATTCTCATTAAAGCCAATTTGAGCAGTGTAGATCTACGTGACACTTTATTAAATAGAGCAGATTTGCGCTTAACGAATTTAACTGGAGCCAATCTCAGTGGTGCTAATCTGACCGGAACCGATTTACGTTACGCACAATTAAAGTTAGTAGAACTAACTGGGGTAGATCTGAGTAAAGCATGTATAGTTGGAGCATCGCTCCAAGACTCATTATTGTATGATTATGAGGAAAATAATTAG
- a CDS encoding orange carotenoid protein N-terminal domain-containing protein: MTYTIESAQNIFSGTQIPSPIPATIALFDQLSVDDRLAYLWYAYTEMGRTITPAAPGAARLQLAEGLLTQIKQMSPEEQTKVMRDLANRIDTPINRSYGFFSVNTKLAFWYELGELMKQGIVAPIPTGYQMSPGVKVVLEATQKLDPGQQITVLRNTVVDMGFDTSDLAPSSSRKSAEPVFERTEPVTTNVKIEGINEPAVLQYVEAMNADNFAAAIALFTADGALQPPFQKPIVGHEAIAKYMREEAQGLNMMPKQGICEVQPDGSKQLKVTGVVQTPWFGVNVGMNIAWRFLINPQGKIFFVAIDMLASPQELLNLSRM; this comes from the coding sequence GTGACTTATACTATCGAGTCGGCACAAAATATCTTCTCTGGAACTCAAATCCCCAGTCCAATTCCAGCCACTATAGCGCTATTCGACCAACTGAGCGTTGACGATCGCCTAGCGTACCTTTGGTATGCTTACACGGAAATGGGTCGGACAATCACCCCCGCAGCTCCAGGCGCGGCTCGTTTACAACTGGCGGAAGGATTGCTCACCCAAATCAAACAAATGTCACCTGAAGAGCAAACCAAAGTCATGCGCGACCTTGCTAATCGCATTGACACTCCGATCAACCGTTCCTATGGTTTCTTCAGCGTGAATACCAAGCTAGCTTTTTGGTACGAGTTAGGAGAGTTGATGAAACAGGGGATCGTCGCTCCAATTCCAACTGGCTATCAAATGTCTCCTGGTGTCAAAGTCGTCCTAGAAGCAACCCAGAAACTCGATCCAGGTCAGCAGATCACAGTTCTGCGCAACACAGTCGTAGACATGGGATTCGATACATCCGACTTGGCTCCCAGCAGTTCTCGAAAGAGTGCAGAACCAGTATTTGAACGCACCGAACCCGTCACCACCAATGTCAAGATTGAAGGGATTAACGAGCCTGCGGTGTTGCAATATGTCGAAGCAATGAACGCAGACAATTTCGCCGCTGCTATTGCTTTGTTTACTGCTGATGGTGCTTTACAACCCCCATTTCAAAAGCCAATTGTCGGTCATGAGGCGATCGCGAAATACATGCGAGAAGAAGCACAAGGGTTAAACATGATGCCGAAACAAGGTATCTGTGAAGTACAACCGGATGGCTCCAAACAATTAAAAGTCACAGGTGTCGTCCAAACCCCTTGGTTTGGTGTCAACGTTGGGATGAATATTGCTTGGCGGTTTTTGATTAATCCTCAAGGCAAAATTTTCTTCGTAGCAATTGATATGCTTGCTTCTCCCCAAGAGCTACTCAACCTGAGTCGGATGTAA
- a CDS encoding DUF2949 domain-containing protein, translating into MKSNVRDDLMSFLRDELSVSEAAIALALRKGEQELNFLPMVLWQYGFITLPQLNRVFDWLEMV; encoded by the coding sequence ATGAAATCTAATGTTCGGGATGATTTGATGAGCTTTTTACGCGACGAATTGTCGGTTTCAGAAGCAGCGATCGCGTTAGCTTTAAGAAAGGGAGAACAGGAACTAAACTTTCTGCCGATGGTACTTTGGCAATACGGATTTATTACCTTGCCACAACTAAACCGCGTGTTCGATTGGTTAGAAATGGTGTAG
- a CDS encoding MOSC domain-containing protein, which yields MIQPYLAKISIFPVKSLDGITLSQVSVLASGAFLHDREYALFDQKGRFVNGKRNAKVHLLRSQFDADCQQLSLQVQGTDESVTFHLDKERLELEAWLSNYFGLPVNIKQNNFTGFPDDTNASGPTVISAATLAEVASWFPDISVEEMRNRIRANIEIDGVPPFWEDRLFTKVGDSIQFQIGAVVFAGINPCARCIVPTRDSKTAVATENFQKIFVSKRKETLPDWTTPERFDHFYRLSINTKILSSEVGKILRIGDPVSI from the coding sequence ATGATACAGCCTTATCTGGCAAAAATTTCGATTTTTCCGGTTAAATCGCTTGATGGCATCACTTTGTCTCAAGTCAGTGTATTGGCAAGTGGCGCATTTCTGCACGATCGCGAGTATGCTTTATTTGACCAAAAAGGGCGATTTGTGAATGGTAAGCGCAATGCTAAGGTTCATTTGCTGCGATCGCAATTCGATGCAGATTGTCAACAGCTATCGTTACAAGTCCAAGGAACAGATGAGAGCGTTACTTTTCACTTGGATAAAGAGCGTTTGGAGTTAGAAGCTTGGTTGAGCAATTATTTTGGTTTACCTGTCAACATTAAGCAAAATAATTTCACAGGGTTTCCAGATGATACTAATGCTTCTGGACCTACAGTAATCAGTGCAGCTACGCTTGCAGAAGTTGCCTCCTGGTTTCCTGACATAAGTGTTGAGGAAATGAGGAATCGGATACGAGCAAATATAGAAATTGATGGCGTACCTCCATTTTGGGAAGACCGATTATTTACCAAAGTAGGGGATAGTATCCAGTTTCAAATTGGAGCAGTTGTATTTGCTGGAATTAATCCTTGTGCGAGATGCATCGTACCCACAAGAGATTCAAAAACAGCAGTAGCAACAGAGAATTTTCAGAAAATCTTTGTTTCTAAACGTAAAGAAACCTTACCAGATTGGACAACTCCAGAGAGATTCGACCACTTTTATCGGTTAAGTATCAATACAAAAATTCTATCGTCAGAAGTCGGAAAAATCTTAAGAATTGGCGATCCAGTTTCAATCTAG
- a CDS encoding GrpB family protein — protein MDNIVIVEYDRKWVELFEQEAIYLRNLLGKASILRIEHFGSTAIPGMPAKPIIDILVEIPSFDRIQQEALPKLVDAGYEYLWRSDRPPGYMMFVKRSSDGKRTHHIHMATAGNTLWERLYFRNYLCSHPEEATRYARLKRDLSQKFPGDREAYTNGKSEYVHLITTKAKLDATNS, from the coding sequence ATGGATAATATTGTCATCGTGGAATACGATCGCAAATGGGTAGAGTTATTCGAGCAAGAAGCTATTTACCTACGAAATCTGCTGGGAAAAGCTTCGATCCTCCGAATCGAACACTTCGGTAGCACAGCTATACCTGGAATGCCTGCTAAGCCCATAATCGATATATTAGTGGAAATTCCCAGCTTCGATCGCATTCAACAAGAAGCCTTACCCAAGTTAGTAGATGCAGGATATGAATATCTATGGCGTAGCGATCGCCCTCCAGGGTATATGATGTTTGTTAAGCGATCGTCTGATGGTAAGCGTACCCATCACATTCATATGGCGACTGCTGGAAACACATTATGGGAAAGATTGTATTTTCGCAATTATCTCTGTAGCCACCCAGAAGAAGCCACACGCTACGCACGACTAAAGCGAGACTTATCACAAAAATTTCCAGGCGATCGCGAGGCTTATACTAATGGTAAGAGCGAGTACGTTCATCTAATTACTACCAAAGCAAAATTAGACGCAACCAACTCTTAG
- the pcrA gene encoding DNA helicase PcrA produces MSKTTDFLSHLNPSQRTSVEHFCGPLLVVAGAGSGKTRALTYRIANLILKHRVDPHNILAVTFTNKAAREMKDRIQKIFAEQIALSQYNKPLDKLAPHEQTRLRSQVYKTYIKDLWIGTFHSLFSRILRFDIEKYQDEKGRRWTKNFSIFDESDAQSVVKEIITKKLQLDDKKFEPRSVRYTISNAKNQGLSPRDFEREQPNYRGRVIAEVYGYYEDKLAENNALDFDDLILMPVKLFQQNEQVLGYWHQRFRHILVDEYQDTNRIQYDLINLLTTNGETRKSEWDWRDRSIFVVGDADQSIYSFRMADFTILLDFQADFGDGLPDEDTRTMVKLEENYRSRETILQAANQLIENNTQRIDKILKPTRGEGEKIYCYKADDEIAEAQFVINHLRSLEQQHSEFNWGSFAVLYRTNAQSRPIEENLVRQGIPYTIVGGLKFYDRKEIKDVLAYLRAIVNPYDTVSLLRVINTPRRGIGKTTIDNLVNAAQQLNLPFWEILNDETSVNTLAGRSAKGVNNFAQLIRKWQEQVDTLSPSAIVQGVLDESGYVKDLQSQGTDESLDRLQNVQELYNAVLQFEEENEEVNLSNFLASTALTSDLDNLKEGQAAVSLLTLHASKGLEFPVVFLVGLEQGLLPNYRSLDDPKSLEEERRLCYVGITRAQEILYLTHARERRLYGSREPAIASQFLAELPKELLSFHLSSQAKVPNTSTRSTHQPTQKWSHPQNNSASKNSSEADLERDWRVGDRIFHKNFGIGEVTHIFGSGNKISLAVRFASLGTPKIVNPKIDPLQKVE; encoded by the coding sequence ATGAGCAAAACCACAGATTTTTTAAGTCATCTTAACCCCAGTCAGCGTACATCTGTAGAGCATTTTTGCGGTCCCTTGCTAGTGGTTGCGGGTGCGGGTTCTGGTAAAACGAGAGCATTAACTTATCGAATTGCCAATCTGATTCTCAAACACCGTGTCGATCCTCATAATATCTTAGCCGTGACTTTTACCAATAAAGCGGCACGGGAGATGAAAGACAGGATTCAAAAAATCTTTGCCGAACAAATAGCACTGAGTCAATACAATAAACCATTAGATAAATTAGCCCCACACGAACAAACAAGATTGCGATCGCAAGTTTACAAAACCTATATTAAAGATTTGTGGATCGGTACGTTTCACAGTTTGTTTTCCCGGATTCTCCGATTTGATATTGAAAAATATCAAGATGAAAAAGGGAGACGCTGGACGAAAAACTTTTCTATTTTCGATGAATCCGACGCTCAAAGTGTAGTCAAGGAAATTATTACTAAAAAGCTCCAATTAGACGACAAAAAATTTGAACCGCGTTCCGTCCGTTACACTATTAGCAATGCTAAAAACCAGGGACTTTCTCCCCGCGATTTTGAACGAGAGCAACCTAACTATCGCGGTAGAGTTATTGCAGAAGTTTACGGGTATTACGAAGATAAGCTAGCCGAAAACAACGCTTTGGATTTTGACGATCTGATCTTAATGCCAGTTAAGCTATTTCAGCAGAACGAACAAGTTCTTGGCTATTGGCATCAGCGATTTAGACATATTCTAGTTGATGAGTATCAAGATACAAACCGAATTCAGTACGATTTAATTAATTTACTCACAACAAACGGTGAAACGAGAAAAAGTGAATGGGATTGGCGCGATCGCTCAATTTTTGTAGTTGGCGATGCCGATCAATCAATTTATAGTTTTCGCATGGCAGATTTCACCATTCTGCTAGACTTTCAAGCCGACTTTGGTGATGGCTTACCTGACGAAGATACTCGTACGATGGTTAAGTTAGAAGAAAACTATCGCTCTAGAGAAACTATTCTACAAGCCGCTAACCAACTGATTGAAAACAATACCCAGCGGATCGATAAAATTCTGAAGCCAACGCGAGGGGAAGGAGAAAAAATCTATTGCTATAAAGCTGATGATGAAATCGCCGAAGCCCAATTTGTCATCAACCATTTACGTAGTTTAGAACAGCAACATTCAGAATTTAATTGGGGTAGTTTTGCCGTTCTTTATCGTACTAACGCTCAATCTCGTCCCATAGAAGAGAATCTAGTCCGTCAGGGTATTCCTTACACAATTGTCGGTGGATTGAAGTTCTACGATCGCAAAGAAATTAAAGATGTTTTGGCATATTTAAGAGCAATTGTCAATCCTTACGATACCGTAAGTTTATTACGAGTGATTAATACTCCCCGTCGCGGTATAGGTAAAACTACAATTGATAATTTAGTTAATGCTGCCCAACAACTTAATTTACCCTTTTGGGAAATTCTCAACGACGAGACATCAGTTAACACTTTAGCAGGGCGATCGGCTAAGGGTGTCAACAATTTTGCCCAATTAATTCGCAAATGGCAAGAACAGGTAGATACTCTTTCTCCGAGTGCGATCGTGCAGGGAGTTTTAGATGAATCTGGCTATGTTAAAGACCTCCAAAGTCAAGGCACGGATGAAAGTTTAGATAGGCTGCAAAACGTACAAGAACTTTACAACGCCGTTCTACAATTTGAAGAAGAAAACGAGGAGGTTAACCTATCAAATTTTCTTGCCAGTACAGCTTTAACTTCCGATTTAGACAATTTGAAAGAAGGACAAGCTGCTGTTTCTCTCCTCACGCTTCATGCTTCCAAAGGATTAGAATTTCCCGTTGTTTTTCTCGTGGGGTTGGAACAAGGACTACTTCCTAACTATCGTTCGCTTGACGATCCTAAATCCTTGGAAGAAGAACGCCGCTTGTGCTATGTAGGAATTACTCGCGCTCAAGAAATACTTTACCTCACCCACGCCCGCGAACGCCGTCTTTACGGTTCCCGCGAACCTGCGATCGCATCTCAATTTCTGGCAGAATTACCCAAAGAATTACTCAGTTTCCATCTTTCTAGCCAAGCAAAAGTTCCTAATACATCGACTAGATCGACTCATCAACCAACTCAAAAGTGGAGCCATCCTCAAAATAATAGTGCTAGCAAAAATTCATCAGAGGCAGATTTAGAGAGGGACTGGCGTGTAGGCGATCGTATTTTCCACAAAAACTTTGGTATTGGTGAAGTGACTCACATTTTCGGTTCTGGTAACAAAATCTCTTTAGCAGTTCGGTTTGCTAGTCTCGGCACGCCAAAAATTGTCAATCCTAAAATCGATCCACTGCAAAAAGTGGAATAA
- a CDS encoding Uma2 family endonuclease translates to MSQARIRWTTSDLELLPDNGNRYEIVDGELFVTRAPGWKHQRVCNNICTELNLWSQQTGLGEAVTNPGIIFTDADNVIPDVVWISKERLAALLDEAEHLTGAPELVVEVLSPGEINERRDKEAKLKLYAAQGVREYWIVDPRLEQIQVCRRENATLVMVATLFTSDALTSPLLPGFSCAIARLFG, encoded by the coding sequence ATGAGTCAGGCGCGGATACGATGGACAACTAGCGATTTAGAGTTGCTACCAGATAACGGCAATCGCTATGAAATTGTCGATGGAGAATTATTTGTGACACGCGCACCAGGTTGGAAACATCAAAGAGTTTGTAATAACATTTGTACGGAATTAAATCTTTGGTCGCAACAAACTGGATTAGGGGAAGCAGTCACTAACCCTGGCATTATTTTTACTGATGCCGATAATGTCATACCAGACGTAGTTTGGATAAGTAAAGAGCGATTGGCTGCTTTGCTAGACGAAGCAGAACACTTGACTGGCGCACCAGAATTGGTTGTTGAGGTACTATCTCCAGGGGAAATCAACGAACGTCGTGACAAAGAAGCTAAGCTCAAGCTGTATGCTGCTCAAGGAGTGCGTGAATATTGGATTGTAGATCCGCGCTTGGAGCAAATTCAAGTTTGTCGCCGTGAAAATGCAACGCTGGTTATGGTAGCAACTTTATTTACCAGTGACGCACTTACCTCGCCTTTACTTCCTGGTTTTAGCTGTGCTATAGCAAGATTGTTTGGTTAG
- the psbB gene encoding photosystem II chlorophyll-binding protein CP47, with product MGLPWYRVHTVVLNDPGRLIAVHLMHTALVAGWAGSMALYELAIYDPSDPVLNPMWRQGMYVLPFMSRLGVVGSWGGWNVMGAPSYDPGFWSFEGVAAAHIVLSGLLFLAACWHWVYWDLELFQDPRTGESALDLPKMFGIHLFLSGLLCFGFGAFHLTGLFGPGMWVSDPYGITGHVEAVAPEWGPAGFNPFNPGGVVAHHIAAGVVGIIAGLFHLTVRPPERLYKALRMGNIETVLSSSIAAVFFAAFVVAGTMWYGNATTPIELFGPTRYQWDDGYFKQEMTRRVQASVAEGKSLSEAWSEIPEKLAFYDYVGNSPAKGGLFRVGPMNKTNGIALSWAGHPVFKDKEGRELEVRRLPNFFETFPVVLTDKDGVVRADIPFRRAESKYSFEQTGVTVSFYGGELGGQTFTDPADVKKYARKAQGGEIINFDGDQSTRFGDLALAKPDGVFRTSPRGWFTFAHATFALLFFFGHLWHGSRTIFRDVFAGVEADLEEQVEWGLFQKVGDKTTRRKEA from the coding sequence ATGGGACTACCTTGGTACAGAGTACACACAGTCGTCCTGAACGATCCAGGGCGGTTGATTGCTGTACATTTAATGCATACAGCACTAGTTGCAGGCTGGGCTGGTTCGATGGCTCTATACGAACTAGCTATTTACGACCCCAGCGATCCAGTATTAAACCCCATGTGGCGGCAAGGTATGTACGTACTGCCCTTCATGTCACGCTTGGGTGTAGTTGGCTCTTGGGGTGGCTGGAACGTCATGGGCGCTCCCAGCTACGACCCTGGTTTCTGGTCGTTTGAGGGCGTTGCTGCCGCTCACATCGTTCTTTCCGGTTTATTATTCCTAGCTGCTTGCTGGCACTGGGTTTATTGGGACTTGGAACTTTTCCAAGACCCCCGCACGGGCGAATCTGCTTTAGACCTGCCAAAAATGTTTGGTATCCATTTATTCTTGTCTGGTCTACTTTGCTTTGGCTTTGGTGCTTTTCACCTCACCGGACTATTTGGTCCAGGGATGTGGGTTTCTGACCCCTACGGCATCACCGGACACGTAGAAGCAGTCGCGCCGGAATGGGGACCAGCAGGCTTTAACCCGTTTAATCCTGGCGGCGTGGTGGCTCACCACATTGCTGCGGGTGTTGTTGGTATTATTGCTGGTTTATTCCACTTAACAGTCCGACCTCCCGAACGGCTCTACAAAGCTCTGCGGATGGGGAATATCGAAACCGTGCTTTCTAGCAGTATTGCTGCCGTCTTCTTCGCTGCTTTCGTTGTAGCAGGGACGATGTGGTACGGTAACGCCACAACTCCAATTGAACTGTTTGGTCCTACCCGCTATCAGTGGGATGATGGCTACTTCAAACAAGAAATGACCCGCCGCGTGCAAGCTAGCGTGGCTGAGGGTAAGAGCTTGTCTGAAGCCTGGTCGGAAATTCCAGAAAAACTGGCGTTCTACGATTACGTAGGTAACAGCCCTGCTAAAGGTGGTTTGTTCCGCGTCGGTCCGATGAATAAGACCAACGGTATTGCTCTGTCTTGGGCAGGACACCCCGTATTCAAAGATAAAGAAGGACGAGAATTAGAAGTTCGTCGTCTGCCTAACTTCTTTGAAACTTTCCCTGTTGTTTTAACAGATAAAGACGGTGTTGTCCGCGCTGATATTCCTTTCCGGCGGGCAGAATCCAAGTACAGCTTTGAGCAAACAGGTGTAACTGTTAGCTTCTACGGCGGTGAGTTGGGCGGTCAAACCTTTACCGACCCAGCCGACGTGAAGAAGTATGCTCGTAAAGCTCAAGGTGGCGAAATCATCAATTTTGACGGCGATCAAAGCACCAGATTTGGCGATTTAGCACTTGCTAAGCCTGATGGCGTATTCCGTACTAGCCCTAGAGGTTGGTTCACCTTTGCTCACGCTACCTTTGCATTGCTGTTCTTCTTCGGTCATTTGTGGCACGGTTCTCGCACGATCTTCCGCGATGTATTCGCAGGAGTCGAGGCAGATCTGGAAGAACAAGTCGAATGGGGGCTGTTCCAGAAAGTGGGTGACAAGACCACTCGCCGAAAGGAAGCCTAG
- a CDS encoding photosystem II reaction center protein T, which yields MESVAYILILALAIGTLFFAIAFREPPRIEKK from the coding sequence ATGGAAAGCGTTGCTTACATTTTGATTCTCGCTCTGGCTATTGGTACTCTGTTCTTTGCCATAGCTTTTCGCGAACCACCTCGCATTGAGAAAAAGTAA